In one window of Macadamia integrifolia cultivar HAES 741 chromosome 2, SCU_Mint_v3, whole genome shotgun sequence DNA:
- the LOC122057171 gene encoding zinc finger protein CONSTANS-LIKE 4-like, with amino-acid sequence MASDEENGKGSAVSWGLTAKTCDSCKSAAALLFCRADSAFLCIGCDGKVHGANKLASRHERVWMCEVCEQVPASVTCKADAATLCVTCDHDIHSANPLARRHERFPVVPFYEPATSAVKSNAVNLHSLVKSNGDDADADADADIDDDEDDFNDTDGDREEAEAASWLLPNPHPNKLIEAQDMKSGNSFFSDMDSYLDLDYEAPSMVTDSVVPVQTKPLALPIINPSSDDCYDVDLCRSKACYSYTSPTLSQSVSSSSLDVGVVPDNGNSMADISNPFGKHMTSSASNQASQLSGLDRVARVLRYREKKKNRKFEKTIRYASRKAYAETRPRIKGRFAKRTDIEVEVDTLYNSAAALMADAGYGVVPSF; translated from the exons atggcgaGCGACGAAGAGAACGGTAAGGGCTCTGCGGTAAGTTGGGGCTTGACAGCGAAGACCTGCGATTCGTGTAAATCGGCGGCAGCATTACTCTTCTGCCGAGCTGACTCAGCCTTCCTCTGCATAGGTTGCGACGGAAAGGTCCACGGAGCAAACAAGCTCGCTTCCAGGCACGAGCGGGTGTGGATGTGCGAGGTCTGCGAACAAGTCCCAGCTAGCGTAACCTGCAAAGCCGACGCTGCAACTCTCTGCGTCACCTGCGATCACGACATCCACTCGGCAAATCCGCTTGCTCGCCGACACGAACGATTCCCAGTCGTCCCCTTCTACGAACCCGCCACCTCTGCAGTCAAATCCAACGCCGTCAACCTCCATTCTCTCGTCAAATCTAACGGCGACGACGCCGACGCCGACGCTGACGCCGACATTGATGATGACGAAGATGACTTCAACGACACCGACGGTGACAGAGAAGAAGCCGAGGCTGCTTCGTGGCTGTTACCAAACCCTCACCCCAATAAGCTCATAGAAGCTCAGGACATGAAATCTGGAAACTCTTTCTTCTCAGACATGGATTCTTACCTGGATCTCGACTATGAAGCTCCTTCCATGGTAACTGATAGTGTAGTTCCCGTACAGACAAAACCCCTTGCTCTGCCAATCATCAACCCTTCTTCCGACGACTGCTATGACGTCGATTTATGTCGATCAAAGGCTTGTTACAGCTACACCTCCCCTACTCTCAGCCAGAGC GTTTCTTCGTCGTCACTTGATGTGGGGGTTGTGCCTGATAATGGGAATTCCATGGCGGACATATCGAATCCATTTGGGAAGCACATGACGAGTTCTGCATCAAATCAAGCGTCGCAGCTTTCGGGTTTGGACAGAGTAGCAAGGGTTTTGAGgtacagagagaagaagaagaacaggaaGTTTGAGAAGACGATTAGGTACGCCTCGAGGAAAGCTTACGCAGAGACAAGGCCGAGGATCAAAGGAAGGTTTGCGAAACGGACTGATATTGAAGTCGAGGTTGATACCCTTTACAACTCTGCTGCTGCTTTAATGGCTGATGCTGGTTATGGGGTCGTCCCTTCCTTTTGA